The following are encoded together in the Pseudomonas xantholysinigenes genome:
- a CDS encoding GntP family permease, with product MFGLATDTFLLLDALVTIVGLILLITHFKVHPFVALTLAAGFLGLTSGMPVAKVMKSFQDGFGGVLGFVGIVLALGTMLGKLMADSGGADQIAQTLIRAFGKQKVHWAMMFAAFLVGIPLFFEIGFVLLIPLVFIVARRSGVSLVKIGIPLLAGLSVVHGLVPPHPGPLLAIGIFHADIGKTIFYGLLVALPTAIIAGPLFGNFISRYIPGNPSQELMDQIARESDQQNLPSFSVTLITVLLPVALMLLKTFADVVLPAEHIVRQWMDLIGHPITALLAALLLAFYTFGSARGFNRQQIMKMLDQSLAPTAAIVLIVGAGGGFKQMLVDTGVGNVIGQMAVQAEISPILLAWLVAAVIRIATGSATVATITGAGIVAPVIDLVPGVNRELLVLATGAGSLILSHVNDAGFWLVKQYFNMTVAETFKTWSMMETILSVVGIIFIMLLSMVV from the coding sequence ATGTTCGGACTGGCTACCGATACTTTCCTGTTGCTCGACGCACTGGTCACCATCGTCGGGCTCATCCTGCTGATCACCCATTTCAAGGTCCACCCCTTCGTCGCCCTGACCCTGGCCGCGGGCTTTCTCGGCCTGACCTCCGGCATGCCGGTGGCCAAGGTGATGAAGTCGTTCCAGGACGGCTTCGGCGGCGTGCTCGGCTTCGTCGGCATCGTCCTGGCCCTGGGCACCATGCTCGGCAAGCTGATGGCCGACTCCGGCGGCGCCGACCAGATCGCGCAGACATTGATCCGCGCCTTCGGCAAGCAGAAGGTGCACTGGGCAATGATGTTCGCCGCTTTCCTGGTGGGCATCCCGCTGTTCTTCGAGATCGGCTTCGTGCTGCTGATCCCGCTGGTGTTCATCGTCGCCCGCCGCTCCGGCGTGTCGCTGGTGAAGATCGGCATCCCGCTGCTGGCCGGCCTGTCCGTGGTCCACGGCCTGGTGCCGCCGCACCCGGGCCCGTTGCTGGCGATCGGCATCTTCCACGCCGATATCGGCAAGACCATCTTCTATGGCCTGCTGGTGGCCCTGCCCACTGCGATTATCGCCGGCCCCTTGTTCGGTAACTTCATCTCGCGCTACATCCCGGGCAACCCGTCCCAGGAGCTGATGGACCAGATCGCCCGCGAGTCGGACCAGCAGAACCTGCCGAGCTTCAGCGTGACCCTGATCACCGTGCTGCTGCCGGTGGCGCTGATGCTGCTCAAGACCTTCGCCGACGTGGTACTGCCCGCCGAGCACATCGTGCGCCAGTGGATGGACCTGATCGGCCACCCGATCACCGCCCTGCTCGCTGCCCTGCTGCTGGCCTTCTACACCTTCGGTTCGGCGCGCGGCTTCAACCGCCAGCAGATCATGAAGATGCTCGACCAGAGCCTGGCGCCCACCGCGGCCATCGTGCTGATCGTCGGCGCCGGCGGCGGCTTCAAGCAGATGCTGGTGGACACCGGTGTCGGCAACGTGATCGGGCAGATGGCGGTGCAGGCCGAAATCTCGCCGATCCTGCTGGCCTGGCTGGTGGCAGCGGTGATCCGCATCGCCACCGGTTCGGCGACCGTGGCCACCATCACCGGCGCGGGTATCGTCGCCCCGGTGATCGACCTGGTCCCCGGCGTGAACCGTGAACTGCTGGTGCTGGCCACCGGCGCCGGTTCGCTGATCCTGTCCCACGTCAACGACGCCGGGTTCTGGCTGGTCAAGCAATACTTCAACATGACCGTGGCTGAGACTTTCAAGACCTGGAGCATGATGGAAACCATCCTCTCGGTGGTCGGCATCATCTTCATCATGTTGCTGTCGATGGTGGTGTGA
- a CDS encoding sigma-54-dependent transcriptional regulator encodes MEHSILVVEDDEILAENIRTYLSLKGFEVMVCHSAELALEQIKRVQPDAVLTDNSLPGMSGHDLLRALVAQAPELKVIMMTGYGNVEDAVLAMKEGAFHYLTKPVVLAELKLMLDKALATERMERTLSFYQEREAQRSGLQALIGESPAMLELKHTLRQLLAAEQRMTSGDLPPVLVEGETGTGKELVARALHFDGSRAKGPFIEFNCASIPANLLEAELFGHEKGAFTDAKERRVGLVEAADGGTLFLDEIGEMDLVLQAKLLKLLEDRTIRRIGAVKERKVDLRVISATNCNLEQMVQQGKFRRDLFFRLRIIALKVPRLYARGQDILRLARHFLAHHGRRYGKPNLRFSAEAEALMLGYSWPGNVRELRNMLEQTVLLAPSEVIGAHQLNLCMTLVDEPMLQPAPMAVYEAHRHEPEATGSLPDMERDMVCRTLDRTDWNVTKSARLLGLSRDMLRYKIEKLGLSRPDKRQW; translated from the coding sequence ATGGAACACAGCATCCTGGTGGTCGAGGATGATGAAATCCTTGCCGAGAATATTCGTACCTACCTGAGCCTCAAGGGCTTCGAGGTCATGGTGTGCCACAGCGCCGAGCTGGCGCTGGAGCAAATCAAGCGCGTCCAGCCTGATGCGGTGCTGACCGACAACTCGCTGCCGGGCATGAGTGGCCACGACCTGCTGCGCGCCCTGGTGGCCCAGGCCCCGGAGCTGAAGGTGATCATGATGACCGGCTATGGCAACGTCGAAGACGCCGTGCTGGCCATGAAGGAGGGCGCTTTTCACTACCTGACCAAACCGGTGGTGCTGGCCGAGCTGAAGCTGATGCTGGACAAGGCCCTGGCCACCGAGCGCATGGAGCGTACGCTGTCGTTCTACCAGGAGCGCGAGGCACAGAGGTCGGGCCTGCAAGCGTTGATCGGCGAGTCGCCGGCGATGCTCGAACTCAAGCACACCCTGCGCCAGTTGCTTGCCGCCGAGCAGCGCATGACCAGTGGTGATCTGCCGCCGGTACTGGTCGAAGGCGAGACCGGCACCGGCAAGGAGCTGGTAGCCCGGGCCCTGCACTTCGACGGTAGTCGGGCCAAGGGGCCGTTCATCGAGTTCAACTGCGCGTCGATCCCGGCCAACTTGCTGGAGGCCGAGTTGTTCGGCCATGAAAAAGGCGCCTTCACCGATGCCAAGGAGCGTCGCGTGGGCCTGGTCGAAGCAGCCGATGGTGGCACCTTGTTCCTCGACGAGATCGGCGAAATGGACCTGGTGCTGCAGGCCAAGCTGCTCAAGTTGCTGGAGGATCGCACTATCCGCCGTATTGGCGCGGTCAAGGAACGCAAGGTCGACTTGCGGGTGATCAGTGCCACCAACTGCAACCTGGAGCAGATGGTGCAACAGGGCAAGTTCCGTCGTGACCTGTTCTTCCGCCTGCGCATCATCGCCTTGAAAGTGCCGCGCCTGTATGCCCGTGGCCAGGACATCCTGCGCCTGGCGCGGCATTTCCTGGCCCACCACGGGCGCCGCTATGGCAAACCGAACCTGCGGTTCTCCGCCGAGGCCGAGGCGCTGATGCTTGGCTACAGTTGGCCAGGCAATGTGCGCGAGCTGCGTAACATGCTCGAGCAGACCGTGCTGCTGGCGCCCAGTGAGGTAATCGGCGCGCACCAGCTGAACCTGTGCATGACCCTGGTCGACGAGCCGATGCTACAGCCTGCGCCGATGGCGGTGTACGAGGCGCACCGCCATGAACCGGAGGCGACTGGCAGCTTGCCGGACATGGAGCGCGACATGGTCTGCCGGACGCTGGACCGCACCGACTGGAATGTCACCAAGTCGGCCCGATTGCTGGGCCTTTCGCGGGACATGCTGCGCTACAAGATCGAGAAACTCGGGCTGAGTCGACCGGACAAGCGCCAGTGGTGA
- a CDS encoding sensor histidine kinase has translation MQTLEHQASDKTTPAASGLAVPLHEFNLLRWFSLVSLLIIAAVAGGLGYVSTRFVVRDSVERDAMLTAQFIQAMAQAEVRHSQLPPGVTMGELLDPRLDQQHLQFTPQLAEATRVEFLDHVEHLPDTLLANVYARDRTVVWSTNPHLIGQRIEEDDDLEQAFRSRKSVSASYHKADEDREEQKFQREPRHLFIENYIPLFDSQGEQVLSMVEIYKEPQDLVRRIHRGYVLIWASTLVGGALIYFGLFWIVRRAASLLRHQQDRLVASETYVALGEMSSAVAHSLRNPLANIRSSAELAQDIASPAAQKNIGDIITQVDRMSRWVRDLLVSLRPTSDEPEAVDLVAALEDTRQTFALQIERNQVRFSFDGPVAQWVASQPLQLTQILNSLFANALEAMPKGGELRAEVRQLESQQVQLQLSDTGKGMSEQQRRMVFKPFFTTKQGGLGVGLALVKRIMERFGGAVELTSREEEGTRVSLTFNIAAGGDHGTQHPGGRG, from the coding sequence ATGCAGACGCTCGAACACCAAGCCTCCGACAAGACCACCCCAGCCGCCAGCGGCCTGGCCGTGCCGTTGCACGAGTTCAATCTGCTGCGTTGGTTCTCGCTGGTCAGCCTGCTGATCATCGCGGCAGTGGCCGGTGGCCTGGGTTACGTATCGACGCGCTTCGTGGTGCGCGACAGCGTCGAGCGCGATGCCATGCTCACCGCCCAGTTCATCCAGGCCATGGCCCAGGCCGAGGTACGCCATTCGCAGTTGCCGCCGGGGGTGACCATGGGCGAGCTGCTCGACCCACGCCTGGACCAGCAGCACCTGCAGTTCACCCCGCAACTGGCCGAAGCCACCCGCGTGGAGTTTCTCGATCATGTCGAACACTTGCCCGACACCCTGCTGGCCAATGTCTATGCCCGGGATCGCACGGTGGTGTGGTCGACTAACCCACACCTGATAGGTCAGCGTATCGAGGAGGATGACGACCTCGAGCAGGCCTTCCGCTCGCGCAAGTCGGTGTCGGCCAGCTACCACAAGGCCGACGAGGACCGTGAGGAGCAGAAGTTCCAGCGTGAACCCCGGCACCTGTTCATCGAGAACTACATCCCGCTGTTCGACAGCCAGGGCGAGCAGGTGCTGAGCATGGTCGAGATCTACAAGGAGCCCCAGGACCTGGTGCGGCGCATCCACCGGGGCTATGTGCTGATCTGGGCCTCGACCCTGGTGGGCGGTGCATTGATCTACTTTGGCTTGTTCTGGATCGTGCGCCGTGCCGCCAGCCTGCTGCGCCATCAGCAGGACCGGCTGGTGGCCAGCGAAACCTACGTGGCCCTGGGCGAGATGTCCTCGGCGGTCGCCCACAGCTTGCGCAATCCGCTGGCCAATATCCGCTCCAGCGCCGAGCTGGCGCAAGACATCGCCAGCCCGGCGGCGCAGAAGAACATCGGCGACATCATTACCCAGGTCGACCGCATGTCGCGCTGGGTCCGCGACCTGCTGGTGTCGCTGCGCCCGACCAGCGACGAGCCCGAGGCGGTGGACCTGGTGGCCGCCCTGGAGGACACCCGGCAGACCTTCGCCCTGCAGATCGAGCGCAACCAAGTGCGTTTCAGCTTCGACGGTCCAGTGGCGCAGTGGGTGGCCAGCCAGCCACTGCAACTGACGCAGATCCTCAACAGCCTGTTCGCCAATGCCCTGGAAGCCATGCCCAAGGGCGGCGAGCTGCGTGCCGAAGTACGCCAGCTGGAGAGCCAGCAGGTGCAACTGCAACTGAGCGATACCGGCAAGGGCATGAGCGAGCAGCAGCGACGCATGGTGTTCAAGCCGTTCTTCACCACCAAGCAGGGTGGACTCGGTGTTGGCCTGGCCCTGGTTAAACGAATCATGGAACGCTTTGGCGGCGCGGTCGAACTGACCAGTCGCGAAGAGGAAGGAACCCGCGTCAGTCTGACTTTCAATATCGCAGCGGGAGGGGACCATGGAACACAGCATCCTGGTGGTCGAGGATGA
- a CDS encoding sensor histidine kinase produces MDLAPRPDTAVPAADPSAAPRPFNLLRWYAWVSLAIIVSVAVGLGLISSRFIIHESVERDALLTAQFITSIADAEVRHVSIPNVRTMGELLDPRTDHGMPDVDPEARRKARGEFLDHIAHLPDMLLANIYAPDRTVIWSSNPALIGHLIESDDDLDRAFEYKMRVSASYHDFEQARSEQKFVTPPEQLFIENYIPLFDADGENVTAMVEIYKEPHDLIVRIEHGLMLIWLAIAVGAGLVYIGLYGIMRRAARVMAVQQRRLIGSETFVALGEVSSAVAHSLRNPLASIRSSAELAQAFDEGPAQKNINDIINQVDRMSQWVRELLQSLRPLNDEAQPVDVAQVLDDSLQAFAATLTRGGFRLSVAEVPRVQVLGHPALLGQIFSSLIANALESMEPGGELRIEVVRHDRRGLTLRVSDTGKGMSEQQQRLAFRPFFTTKQGGLGVGLVLVKRIMERFGGSVRLSSRAGVGTRVSLSFRVAKI; encoded by the coding sequence ATGGACCTCGCCCCTCGTCCCGATACCGCCGTGCCCGCCGCCGATCCCAGCGCGGCGCCCAGGCCGTTCAACCTGCTGCGCTGGTACGCCTGGGTCAGCCTGGCGATCATCGTCTCGGTGGCAGTGGGCCTGGGCCTGATCTCCAGCCGCTTCATCATCCACGAGAGCGTCGAGCGCGACGCGCTGCTCACAGCCCAGTTCATCACCTCCATCGCCGATGCCGAGGTGCGTCATGTGTCGATCCCTAATGTGCGCACCATGGGTGAACTGCTCGATCCGCGCACCGACCATGGCATGCCGGATGTCGACCCCGAGGCCCGGCGCAAGGCCCGCGGCGAGTTCCTCGACCACATCGCCCACCTGCCGGACATGCTCTTGGCCAATATCTACGCCCCGGACCGCACGGTGATCTGGTCGAGCAACCCCGCCCTGATCGGCCACCTGATCGAGTCGGACGACGACCTCGACCGGGCCTTCGAATACAAGATGCGGGTGTCGGCCAGCTACCATGACTTCGAACAGGCGCGCAGCGAGCAGAAGTTCGTCACCCCACCCGAGCAGTTGTTCATCGAGAACTACATCCCGCTGTTCGATGCCGATGGCGAGAATGTCACGGCCATGGTCGAGATCTACAAGGAGCCCCACGACCTGATCGTGCGCATCGAGCATGGCTTGATGCTGATCTGGCTGGCCATCGCGGTGGGGGCGGGGCTGGTCTATATCGGGCTGTACGGCATCATGCGCCGGGCCGCGCGGGTGATGGCGGTGCAACAGAGGCGTCTGATCGGTAGCGAGACCTTCGTGGCCCTGGGTGAAGTGTCCTCGGCGGTGGCCCACAGCTTGCGCAATCCCCTGGCCAGCATTCGTTCCAGCGCCGAGTTGGCCCAGGCATTCGACGAAGGGCCGGCGCAGAAGAACATCAACGACATCATCAACCAGGTCGACCGCATGTCGCAGTGGGTGCGCGAGCTGCTGCAGTCGTTGCGTCCGCTCAATGACGAAGCACAGCCCGTGGATGTGGCCCAGGTGCTGGACGACAGCTTGCAGGCATTTGCCGCGACGCTTACCCGTGGCGGGTTCCGCCTGTCCGTGGCCGAGGTGCCGCGGGTGCAGGTGCTGGGGCACCCCGCGTTACTGGGGCAGATCTTCAGCAGCCTGATCGCCAACGCGTTGGAGTCGATGGAGCCGGGCGGCGAACTGCGGATCGAGGTGGTGCGGCATGACCGGCGGGGCTTGACCTTGCGTGTGTCGGACACCGGCAAGGGCATGAGCGAGCAGCAGCAGCGCCTGGCTTTCCGGCCATTCTTCACCACCAAGCAGGGCGGCCTTGGGGTTGGGCTGGTACTGGTCAAGCGAATCATGGAGCGCTTCGGAGGCTCGGTGAGACTGAGTAGTCGTGCAGGGGTGGGGACCCGGGTTTCGTTGAGTTTCAGGGTGGCCAAGATATAA
- a CDS encoding lytic transglycosylase domain-containing protein, which yields MRGLILGLTGLVAGLVALDAPADVYISSDGKGGFVLSNVHRPGRHYDRVISEAGSAGAPANAQLVTGRPYADVVAAAALASDVPQALLHALIKAESGYNPKARSAKGAAGLMQLMPDTAKEMGVKDVLDPEANVRGGARYLKRMLTLFDNDITLAVAAYNAGPDAVLSRGRVVPPFAETQRYVPTVLREYRLLRGLAEDSPL from the coding sequence ATGCGTGGACTGATCCTGGGATTGACCGGGCTGGTGGCGGGGCTGGTGGCGCTGGACGCCCCGGCCGATGTGTACATCTCCAGCGACGGCAAGGGCGGCTTTGTGCTGTCCAATGTGCATCGGCCAGGACGGCACTATGATCGGGTAATCAGCGAGGCCGGCAGCGCCGGCGCGCCGGCCAATGCGCAACTGGTCACCGGGCGGCCCTATGCCGACGTGGTGGCTGCCGCCGCGTTGGCCAGCGATGTGCCGCAGGCGCTGTTGCATGCGCTGATCAAGGCCGAGTCCGGCTACAACCCCAAGGCGCGTTCGGCCAAGGGCGCGGCCGGGCTGATGCAACTGATGCCGGACACGGCGAAGGAGATGGGCGTCAAGGATGTGCTCGACCCCGAGGCCAATGTGCGCGGCGGTGCCCGCTATCTCAAGCGTATGTTGACCTTGTTCGACAACGACATCACCCTGGCGGTGGCCGCCTACAATGCCGGGCCGGATGCGGTGTTGAGTCGGGGACGGGTAGTGCCGCCGTTCGCCGAGACCCAGCGCTATGTACCGACGGTGTTGCGCGAGTATCGACTGCTGCGCGGGCTGGCCGAGGATTCGCCGTTGTGA
- the gspG gene encoding type II secretion system major pseudopilin GspG: protein MRRNNTLQRGFTLLELLVVLVVLGLLAGIVAPKYFSQLGRSEAKVARAQIEGLGKALDLYRLEVGHYPSSEQGLQALVAAPSGEARWSGPYLQKAVPQDPWGRPYIYKQPGENGGEYDLLSMGKDGQPGGDGENAEITSWQ from the coding sequence ATGCGCCGCAACAACACTCTGCAACGTGGCTTCACCCTGCTCGAACTGTTGGTGGTGCTGGTGGTGCTCGGCCTGCTGGCCGGCATCGTCGCGCCCAAGTACTTCAGCCAGTTGGGTCGTTCCGAGGCCAAGGTGGCGCGGGCGCAGATCGAGGGCCTGGGCAAGGCCCTGGACCTGTACCGCCTGGAAGTCGGCCATTACCCCAGCAGCGAGCAAGGCCTGCAGGCGCTGGTGGCCGCGCCCAGCGGCGAAGCACGCTGGTCCGGCCCCTACCTGCAGAAGGCCGTGCCCCAGGACCCGTGGGGTCGCCCCTACATCTACAAGCAACCCGGCGAAAATGGCGGCGAATACGACCTGCTGTCCATGGGCAAGGACGGCCAGCCCGGCGGTGACGGGGAGAATGCCGAGATCACCAGCTGGCAATGA
- a CDS encoding type II secretion system F family protein, with product MRYQLKALGSQGVVQLQVEAEDIDQARRQAEDQGLRVLSVRSRGLGLRRRAAAFDLVLFSQELGTLLTAGLPLIDALESLAEKAPGGTARKTLEQLVRQLYEGRSLSQALSQQPQVFPALYVALVQSSERTGALGDALARYIGYRQRLDLVRQKLVGASVYPVLLLLVGGGVVLFLLGYVVPRFSLVFEGMGSELPWMSRVLMQIGLFLHAQQLPLGLASLAGIGALVALRRHPAVRRWASRQLRRIPALQHRLVMYELARFYRSLGILLQGGIPILTALGMARGLLGSAASEGLEHATRRVAEGLALSDALEAGQLVTPVSLRLLRAGEQSGNLGEMLERCADFHDQEIGRWVEWFVKLFEPLLMTFIGLLIGLIVILMYMPIFELASSIH from the coding sequence ATGCGCTATCAGCTCAAGGCCCTGGGCAGCCAGGGCGTGGTGCAACTCCAGGTGGAGGCCGAGGACATCGACCAGGCCCGACGCCAGGCCGAGGATCAGGGTTTGCGCGTACTCAGCGTGCGCAGCCGTGGCCTGGGCCTCAGGCGCCGCGCCGCGGCCTTCGACCTGGTGCTGTTCAGCCAGGAGCTCGGCACCCTGCTCACCGCGGGCCTGCCGTTGATCGACGCCCTGGAAAGCCTCGCCGAGAAAGCCCCCGGCGGTACCGCGCGCAAGACCCTCGAGCAGCTGGTACGCCAGCTCTACGAGGGGCGCTCGCTGTCCCAGGCCCTGAGCCAGCAGCCCCAGGTGTTCCCCGCCTTGTACGTGGCCCTGGTGCAATCCAGCGAGCGCACCGGCGCGCTGGGTGACGCCCTGGCCCGCTACATCGGCTATCGCCAGCGGCTCGACCTGGTGCGCCAGAAGCTGGTCGGCGCCTCGGTCTACCCCGTGCTGCTGTTGCTGGTCGGCGGCGGCGTGGTGCTGTTCCTGCTGGGTTACGTGGTGCCGCGCTTCAGCCTGGTGTTCGAGGGCATGGGCAGCGAACTGCCCTGGATGTCGCGGGTATTGATGCAGATTGGCCTGTTCCTGCACGCGCAGCAGCTGCCTCTGGGGTTGGCCAGCCTCGCCGGCATCGGCGCCCTGGTCGCCCTGCGCCGCCATCCCGCCGTGCGGCGCTGGGCCAGCCGCCAGCTGCGGCGCATTCCAGCCTTGCAGCACCGCCTGGTGATGTACGAGTTGGCGCGTTTCTATCGCTCGCTGGGGATTCTCCTGCAGGGCGGCATCCCCATCCTCACGGCCCTGGGCATGGCCCGAGGCCTGCTCGGCAGCGCCGCCAGCGAAGGCCTCGAGCACGCCACCCGGCGCGTCGCTGAAGGCCTGGCGTTGTCGGACGCGCTGGAGGCCGGGCAACTGGTGACCCCCGTGTCGTTGCGCCTGCTGCGCGCCGGGGAGCAGTCGGGCAACCTGGGCGAGATGCTCGAGCGTTGCGCCGACTTCCACGACCAGGAGATCGGCCGCTGGGTGGAATGGTTCGTGAAATTGTTCGAGCCGCTGCTGATGACCTTCATCGGCCTGCTGATCGGGCTGATCGTGATCCTGATGTACATGCCGATCTTCGAATTGGCCTCGAGCATCCACTGA
- a CDS encoding site-specific integrase translates to MTDLLRNPLLQYLARLAPSSQLTMRYILQDAADRLGFVDCDIAEVPWHHLEPGHVIALVAALRADGYAPNTSSLYVNAVRGVMNEAWRQGLIEHEQLLKIREIKPASGSRLPPGRNLRRSLIRELMDVCAADPRPQGVRDAAILALLYGTGMRKSESVDVDLAQVDFQERCVQVLAKGNRQLIKYAPAWAFDKLQAWLDLRRQHLAEGERDDSFLFNRIRRGSHITRARITKHAIYYIARQRGAQVGAKIMPHDFRRAFITRVIEEHDLSIAQKLAHHANIQTTAGYDRRDDNERRRAVERFDY, encoded by the coding sequence GTGACCGATCTTCTGCGCAACCCGCTGCTGCAATACCTCGCCCGCCTGGCGCCCTCCAGCCAGTTGACCATGCGCTACATCCTCCAGGATGCCGCCGACCGCCTGGGCTTCGTCGACTGCGATATCGCCGAGGTGCCTTGGCATCATCTCGAGCCCGGCCATGTGATTGCCTTGGTGGCGGCGTTGCGTGCCGACGGTTATGCGCCCAATACCTCGTCGCTGTACGTCAATGCCGTGCGGGGGGTGATGAACGAGGCGTGGCGCCAGGGCCTGATCGAACATGAGCAACTGCTGAAGATTCGCGAGATCAAACCGGCCAGCGGCAGCCGCCTGCCGCCGGGGCGCAACCTGCGCCGCAGCTTGATCCGCGAGTTGATGGACGTCTGCGCCGCCGACCCACGTCCGCAGGGCGTGCGCGATGCGGCGATCCTGGCGCTGCTGTACGGCACCGGCATGCGCAAATCGGAGTCGGTGGATGTAGACCTGGCCCAGGTGGATTTCCAGGAGCGCTGTGTGCAGGTGCTGGCCAAGGGCAATCGCCAGTTGATCAAGTACGCCCCGGCCTGGGCCTTCGACAAACTGCAGGCCTGGCTCGACCTGCGGCGTCAGCACCTGGCCGAGGGTGAGCGCGACGATAGCTTCCTGTTCAACCGCATCCGCCGTGGCAGTCATATCACCCGGGCACGGATCACCAAGCACGCCATCTACTACATCGCCCGCCAGCGCGGGGCGCAGGTCGGCGCGAAGATCATGCCCCATGATTTCCGTCGGGCGTTCATTACCCGGGTGATCGAGGAGCACGACCTGTCGATCGCGCAGAAACTGGCGCATCACGCCAATATCCAGACCACCGCCGGCTATGACCGGCGCGACGACAACGAGCGACGGCGGGCGGTGGAGCGCTTCGACTACTGA
- a CDS encoding NnrS family protein, with protein sequence MLVQPVTARPRQALWALGFRPFFLGGSLFALLALLLWAGVLVGALQPNPPGGMLAWHRHEMLFGFAAAIIAGFLLTAVQNWSGIPGLGGRPLQGLFLLWLLGRASWFLLLPAWLILLIQGAFLPLVALALARPIIRRRLRNNYPIVILVLLIGACQWLTLAGWLTQNETWQRRGVLAGLWLVAAMMSVLGGRVIPFFTRRGLGNLSPTPARPWLDRACLACSVALPLSYVVGLNDRPQPPMALLFAALALLHGARLVLWHDRGLWRVPLLWSLHLAYAWLIPACLGLALWHAGVAINPSLATHALTVGAMTGLIVAMMARVSLGHTGRPLQVPRSIGWAFALIQLAALARVLVVPFTSLALELSVLLGSGALLIFLWHYLPILTRPRVDGMPG encoded by the coding sequence ATGCTCGTCCAGCCCGTTACCGCTCGTCCGCGCCAGGCACTCTGGGCACTAGGGTTCCGTCCCTTCTTCCTTGGCGGCAGCCTGTTTGCCCTGCTCGCCTTGCTGCTGTGGGCCGGCGTGCTGGTCGGCGCGCTGCAGCCCAACCCACCCGGAGGCATGCTGGCCTGGCACCGGCACGAGATGCTGTTCGGCTTCGCCGCCGCCATCATTGCCGGTTTCCTACTGACCGCGGTACAGAACTGGAGCGGCATCCCCGGCCTCGGCGGTCGACCGTTGCAAGGCCTGTTTCTACTCTGGCTGCTGGGCCGGGCCAGCTGGTTCCTGCTCCTGCCGGCCTGGCTGATACTGTTGATCCAGGGTGCCTTCTTGCCGCTGGTGGCCTTGGCCCTGGCCAGGCCGATCATCCGGCGACGCCTGCGCAACAACTACCCGATCGTCATCCTGGTGCTGCTGATCGGCGCCTGCCAGTGGCTGACCCTGGCCGGTTGGCTGACTCAGAACGAAACCTGGCAACGCCGCGGCGTGCTCGCCGGGCTGTGGCTGGTGGCGGCGATGATGAGCGTGCTGGGCGGCCGGGTGATCCCGTTCTTCACCCGCCGCGGCCTGGGCAACCTGAGCCCGACACCTGCGCGGCCCTGGCTGGACCGAGCCTGCCTGGCCTGCAGCGTGGCGCTGCCGCTCAGCTACGTGGTCGGCCTCAATGACCGACCGCAGCCACCGATGGCGCTGCTGTTTGCCGCCCTGGCGCTGTTGCATGGCGCGCGCCTGGTGTTGTGGCACGACCGCGGCCTGTGGCGAGTACCGCTGCTGTGGTCGCTGCACCTGGCCTACGCCTGGCTGATACCGGCCTGCCTGGGGCTGGCCCTGTGGCATGCCGGGGTGGCGATCAACCCGAGTTTGGCGACCCATGCCCTGACGGTGGGCGCGATGACCGGGCTGATCGTGGCGATGATGGCGCGGGTCAGCCTGGGCCATACCGGGCGCCCGCTGCAGGTGCCGCGCAGCATTGGCTGGGCGTTTGCGCTGATCCAGCTGGCGGCGCTGGCCCGGGTGCTGGTGGTACCGTTCACGTCCCTGGCGCTGGAGTTGTCGGTATTACTCGGCAGTGGCGCGTTGCTCATCTTCTTGTGGCACTACCTGCCGATCCTGACCCGGCCACGGGTAGATGGCATGCCGGGCTGA
- a CDS encoding DUF1345 domain-containing protein, translating to MAFLRLTRTHPRLSFATLAGLLGGWLIPADDSVQHILAGWNLGVWLYLLMVLWLSLRANAEQVRKVARLEDENAGLVLITVCVSAIASLAAVTLQLVSSRGLEGSALALHYLYTGLTVAGSWLLIGCIFSLHYARLFYTGDRHEPPLRFADGERNPDYWDFHYFSFTISVAVQTSDIGVAGRAMRRVVLAHSLVGFVFNTAILGFTINIAAGLLN from the coding sequence ATGGCTTTCCTTCGACTCACCCGCACCCATCCCCGCCTGAGCTTCGCCACGTTGGCCGGCCTGCTCGGTGGCTGGCTGATCCCAGCCGACGATAGTGTGCAACACATCCTCGCTGGCTGGAACCTCGGCGTCTGGCTCTACCTGCTGATGGTGCTGTGGCTGAGCCTGCGGGCCAATGCCGAGCAGGTGCGCAAAGTGGCCCGCCTGGAGGACGAGAACGCCGGCCTGGTATTGATCACCGTGTGCGTCTCGGCCATCGCCAGCCTCGCCGCAGTCACCTTGCAACTGGTCTCCAGCCGGGGTCTGGAAGGCAGCGCACTAGCCCTGCACTACCTGTATACCGGGTTGACGGTGGCGGGCTCATGGCTGCTGATCGGCTGCATCTTCAGCCTGCACTATGCCCGGTTGTTCTATACCGGCGACCGCCACGAACCACCGTTGCGCTTCGCCGATGGCGAACGCAACCCCGACTACTGGGACTTCCACTACTTCTCGTTCACCATCAGCGTCGCGGTGCAGACCTCCGATATCGGCGTCGCCGGCCGCGCCATGCGCCGTGTGGTACTGGCCCACTCATTGGTAGGCTTCGTGTTCAACACGGCGATTCTCGGCTTCACCATCAACATTGCCGCCGGCCTGCTCAACTAA